TCAAACCGCAACATCGCGATGGTGTTCCAAAGCTATGCGCTCTACCCGAATATGACGGTTGGGCAGAACATCACCTTTGGTCTGGAAATGCACGGGGTGCCAAAGCCCGAGCGCGACAAAGCCATGAATGACGTGGCAAAACTTTTGCAGATCGAACAGCTCTTGGATCGCAAACCGGGCCAACTGTCTGGCGGGCAACGCCAACGTGTGGCGATGGGCCGGGCGCTTGTGCGTGATCCTGATGTGTTCCTTTTTGACGAGCCGCTCTCTAACCTCGACGCCAAACTGCGCGTCGACATGCGGACCGAGATCAAAAAGCTGCATGAAAAGCTAAAGACCACAATCGTTTACGTGACCCACGACCAGATCGAGGCGATGACGCTCTCGACCCGTATTGCCGTCATGTACGAAGGCTATGTGCAACAGCTTGGCACGCCGAAAGAGATCTATGACACGCCCGCGAACCTCTTTGTGGCGACCTTCATGGGCTCTCCTGCGATGAACATTATGAACGCCAAGGTCGTCATGAAAGACGGCCGCCCACATGCGTCGCTGGTGACGTCTGAAGGGGGCGAAGCGCTGCTGCCGTTTTCTCAGGACAATATGTCTGAGTGGGATGGCAAAGAGGTCCTCCTGGGGATCCGCCCCGAAGCGATCACCGATCCTGATGGGGCGGATCGTAAATCCAGCAATGTGGTGACCTTGGAAAACCGCATTATCGTGACAGAACCCGCGGGTTCTGACACCTTTGTCACCACAAACCTGGGCGGCAAAGACGTGATCTCGCGTCTGCGCGCGGATGTCCCTGTGTCGGCTGGTGAGATGTTCGGCTTTGCGGTCAACATGGAGAAGGCCGTCGCCTTTGATCCCGCCACCGAGAAGCGCATCGAAGGGTGAGCGACGCTGACGTCATAGTCATCGGCTCGGGCATTGGCGGCGCCACGATGGCGGCGGCTTTGGCCGAGACCGGCAAGCGCATTCTTGTGCTCGAGAAAGGCGATCACCTGCGCCCTTCTATGCACGACCGGGATGCGCAGTCGATCTTTGCCAAAGGGCACTATCGACCCGATGAGACATGGCTGGACGGCAAGGGACAGTCGTTCAATCCGGGCAACTATTACTACGTCGGCGGGAACTCGAAGTTCTTTGGCGCAGTGTTCCTTCGCTATCGCCGCGAGGATTTCTCGCCGATCGCACATATGGGGGGAACCTCGCCCGGTTGGCCTATAACCTATGACGCGTTGGAACCGTTTTACGGCCGTGCCGAGATGCTCTATCAGGTCCGTGGCCAGATAGGCGAAGACCCAACAGAGCCGGATCACGCGACACTCTACCCTCATCCTCCTTTGGCCGATGAACCGGGTATTGCAGAGTTCCGCAGGCGCATGGGCGCTATTGGCATGTCACCCTCGTCATTGCCCTTGGGGGTGGACATCGAGACCTGGCTCGCACGCGGTAAAACGCCTTGGGATGCCTACCCAGACACGACTGGCGGCAAGATGGACGCAGAACGCGCGGCTCTGTCGCAGGCACTCTCGCATGGGAACGTCCGGCTGCAAACGAAAGCCGAC
This is a stretch of genomic DNA from Cognatishimia activa. It encodes these proteins:
- a CDS encoding ABC transporter ATP-binding protein, whose protein sequence is MGFLDINNVTKSYGAVEVLHKVDIAVEEGEFLVLVGPSGCGKSTLLNMIAGLEDITSGEIGINGRVVNGVHPSNRNIAMVFQSYALYPNMTVGQNITFGLEMHGVPKPERDKAMNDVAKLLQIEQLLDRKPGQLSGGQRQRVAMGRALVRDPDVFLFDEPLSNLDAKLRVDMRTEIKKLHEKLKTTIVYVTHDQIEAMTLSTRIAVMYEGYVQQLGTPKEIYDTPANLFVATFMGSPAMNIMNAKVVMKDGRPHASLVTSEGGEALLPFSQDNMSEWDGKEVLLGIRPEAITDPDGADRKSSNVVTLENRIIVTEPAGSDTFVTTNLGGKDVISRLRADVPVSAGEMFGFAVNMEKAVAFDPATEKRIEG